In one Salmo salar unplaced genomic scaffold, Ssal_v3.1, whole genome shotgun sequence genomic region, the following are encoded:
- the LOC106577272 gene encoding hepatic lectin isoform X2 has translation MTVGPQLNRQAKVENPTMQTMDIDKDTYANKPRKKDDIGVTFSANFQWWKRPSGVAAVCLGLLYVLLLAGIIGLSVYYNRVIGHYYSAARFQTSSLNNLTKERDHLKEELNKQSSGWQKFESSWYYLSTEKKSWTESRQDCLKRGAHLVIINSKKEQEFIHEWSGCLDIYLGFHDTNTEGVWEWINDGALGQSSAPGTTYWRDGEPNDADQGEDCAQLSNKVSDPLKSWNDVPCTTALHWMCEKTPSTL, from the exons ATGACTGTAGGTCCCCAACTCAACAGGCAGGCAAAG GTGGAGAATCCAACAATGCAGACCATGGATATTGATAAAGACACATATGCCAACAAGCCCAGAAAAAAGGATGACATTGGTGTTACATTTTCAG CTAATTTTCAGTGGTGGAAGAGACCATCCGGAgttgctgcagtgtgtctggggcttCTGTATGTTCTCCTACTAgctgggatcataggcctgtctgtctact ATAACCGAGTCATTGGTCATTACTACTCTGCAGCGAGATTCCAGACGTCCAGTTtgaacaacctgactaaagagagagaccacttGAAGGAAGAGCTAAACAAACAGAGCAGTG GATGGCAGAAGTTTGAGTCCAGTTGGTACTACCTCTCTACTGAGAAGAAATCCTGGACAGAGAGCAGGCAGGACTGTCTGAAGCGAGGAGCACACCTGGTGATCATTAACAGCAAAAAGGAACAG GAATTTATCCATGAATGGAGTGGATGCCTGGACATCTATCTTGGTTTCCATGACACCAATACAGAGGGGGTTTGGGAGTGGATTAACGATGGCGCATTAGGCCAATCATCAGCACCTGGCACTAC GTATTGGAGGGATGGGGAACCAAATGATGCAGATCAGGGTGAAGACTGCGCTCAACTCTCAAATAAGGTATCAGACCCACTAAAGAGTTGGAACGACGTACCATGCACAACGGCCCTCCACTGGATGTGTGAGAAGACACCGTCCACATTGTAA
- the LOC106577272 gene encoding hepatic lectin isoform X3, protein MQTMDIDKDTYANKPRKKDDIGVTFSANFQWWKRPSGVAAVCLGLLYVLLLAGIIGLSVYYNRVIGHYYSAARFQTSSLNNLTKERDHLKEELNKQSSGWQKFESSWYYLSTEKKSWTESRQDCLKRGAHLVIINSKKEQEFIHEWSGCLDIYLGFHDTNTEGVWEWINDGALGQSSAPGTTYWRDGEPNDADQGEDCAQLSNKVSDPLKSWNDVPCTTALHWMCEKTPSTL, encoded by the exons ATGCAGACCATGGATATTGATAAAGACACATATGCCAACAAGCCCAGAAAAAAGGATGACATTGGTGTTACATTTTCAG CTAATTTTCAGTGGTGGAAGAGACCATCCGGAgttgctgcagtgtgtctggggcttCTGTATGTTCTCCTACTAgctgggatcataggcctgtctgtctact ATAACCGAGTCATTGGTCATTACTACTCTGCAGCGAGATTCCAGACGTCCAGTTtgaacaacctgactaaagagagagaccacttGAAGGAAGAGCTAAACAAACAGAGCAGTG GATGGCAGAAGTTTGAGTCCAGTTGGTACTACCTCTCTACTGAGAAGAAATCCTGGACAGAGAGCAGGCAGGACTGTCTGAAGCGAGGAGCACACCTGGTGATCATTAACAGCAAAAAGGAACAG GAATTTATCCATGAATGGAGTGGATGCCTGGACATCTATCTTGGTTTCCATGACACCAATACAGAGGGGGTTTGGGAGTGGATTAACGATGGCGCATTAGGCCAATCATCAGCACCTGGCACTAC GTATTGGAGGGATGGGGAACCAAATGATGCAGATCAGGGTGAAGACTGCGCTCAACTCTCAAATAAGGTATCAGACCCACTAAAGAGTTGGAACGACGTACCATGCACAACGGCCCTCCACTGGATGTGTGAGAAGACACCGTCCACATTGTAA
- the LOC106577272 gene encoding hepatic lectin isoform X1, with protein sequence MNTDQKHAGNQSCEVENPTMQTMDIDKDTYANKPRKKDDIGVTFSANFQWWKRPSGVAAVCLGLLYVLLLAGIIGLSVYYNRVIGHYYSAARFQTSSLNNLTKERDHLKEELNKQSSGWQKFESSWYYLSTEKKSWTESRQDCLKRGAHLVIINSKKEQEFIHEWSGCLDIYLGFHDTNTEGVWEWINDGALGQSSAPGTTYWRDGEPNDADQGEDCAQLSNKVSDPLKSWNDVPCTTALHWMCEKTPSTL encoded by the exons atgaacactgaCCAAAAGCACGCCGGAAACCAGTCCTGTGAG GTGGAGAATCCAACAATGCAGACCATGGATATTGATAAAGACACATATGCCAACAAGCCCAGAAAAAAGGATGACATTGGTGTTACATTTTCAG CTAATTTTCAGTGGTGGAAGAGACCATCCGGAgttgctgcagtgtgtctggggcttCTGTATGTTCTCCTACTAgctgggatcataggcctgtctgtctact ATAACCGAGTCATTGGTCATTACTACTCTGCAGCGAGATTCCAGACGTCCAGTTtgaacaacctgactaaagagagagaccacttGAAGGAAGAGCTAAACAAACAGAGCAGTG GATGGCAGAAGTTTGAGTCCAGTTGGTACTACCTCTCTACTGAGAAGAAATCCTGGACAGAGAGCAGGCAGGACTGTCTGAAGCGAGGAGCACACCTGGTGATCATTAACAGCAAAAAGGAACAG GAATTTATCCATGAATGGAGTGGATGCCTGGACATCTATCTTGGTTTCCATGACACCAATACAGAGGGGGTTTGGGAGTGGATTAACGATGGCGCATTAGGCCAATCATCAGCACCTGGCACTAC GTATTGGAGGGATGGGGAACCAAATGATGCAGATCAGGGTGAAGACTGCGCTCAACTCTCAAATAAGGTATCAGACCCACTAAAGAGTTGGAACGACGTACCATGCACAACGGCCCTCCACTGGATGTGTGAGAAGACACCGTCCACATTGTAA